From Lolium perenne isolate Kyuss_39 chromosome 5, Kyuss_2.0, whole genome shotgun sequence, a single genomic window includes:
- the LOC127302692 gene encoding protein POLLENLESS 3-LIKE 2, whose translation MLSTSVFVRFLPLLHLPPPPPPARRFLKSNPDLREGAAMKQQQQQHQLEQWLSAGGGVGGMLRPTKSAPCSPVKPLAAPGPSQAAMLRTHSDSFHVAHKVPVGDSPYVRAKRVQLVDKDPEKAIALFWGAINAGDRVDSALKDMAIVMKQQNRAEEAIEAIKSLRSRCSDQAQESLDNILLDLYKRCGRLDDQILLLKHKLQLIHQGHAFNGKRTKTARSQGRKFQVTLEQEATRLLGNLGWALMQKENYTEAEGAYRRALIIGPDNNKMCNLGICLMKQGRVHEAKDVLKQVRPAGVDGLRGADSHLKAYERAQEMLRDLEVKLVGRPGWEQLAVDKNWLFDALRMGSSSSIWQPQPCIDHLMPPQPRAGDQFADENAASKKMAPPPPQQQQQLLQPNLNIDARPFYSHRMPPLAAKPQPQNAPRQQQLLQQQKAPAQMHHDPMGNLKRTRSGTAMDKAAAAAVGEKTKEQSSNNEADKDVNGGRRKSLTAEERWPELPDHSAFDEALVASVIAPILDDDENCNKNAKPVAAPSAASCCDTSPAALKEKVGKRLRIFQDITQTLNAL comes from the exons ATGCTTTCCACCTCAGTGTTCGTCCGCTTCCTCCCTCTCCTCcatctccctccgccgccgccgccagcccgTCGGTTCTTGAAATCCAATCCAGATCTTCGCGAGGGCGCCGCCatgaagcagcagcagcagcagcaccagcTCGAGCAGTGGCTGTccgccggcggcggcgtgggcggtATGCTGCGGCCGACCAAGTCGGCGCCCTGCTCGCCCGTCAAGCCCCTGGCGGCGCCGGGGCCATCGCAGGCGGCCATGCTGCGGACGCACTCCGACTCCTTCCACGTCGCCCACAAGGTCCCCGTCGGCGACTCGCCCTACGTCCGCGCCAAGCGCGTCCAG CTGGTGGACAAGGACCCCGAGAAGGCGATCGCGCTGTTCTGGGGCGCCATCAACGCCGGCGACCGCGTCGACAgcgcgctcaaggacatggccatcGTCATGAAGCAGCAGAACCGCGCCGAGGAGGCCATCGAGGCCATCAAGTCCCTCCGCAGCCGATGCTCCGACCAGGCGCAGGAGTCGCTCGACAACATCCTGCTCGACCTCTACAAG AGGTGCGGGCGTCTGGACGACCAGATCTTGCTGCTCAAGCACAAGCTGCAGCTCATCCACCAGGGCCACGCCTTCAACGGCAAGCGCACCAAGACGGCGCGCTCCCAGGGCCGCAAGTTCCAGGTCACCCTCGAGCAAGAGGCCACCAGGCTCCTC GGCAACCTGGGGTGGGCGCTGATGCAGAAGGAGAACTACACGGAGGCGGAGGGGGCATACCGGCGGGCGCTGATCATCGGCCCGGACAACAACAAGATGTGCAACTTGGGCATCTGCCTCATGAAGCAGGGCCGGGTGCACGAGGCCAAGGACGTGCTCAAGCAGGTGCGCCCCGCCGGCGTCGACGGCCTCCGCGGCGCCGACTCCCACCTCAAGGCCTACGAGCGTGCGCAGGAGATGCTCCGGGACCTCGAGGTCAAGCTCGTCGGACGCCCCGGATGGGAGCAGCTCGCCGTCGACAAGAACTGGCTCTTCGACGCCCTGCGAATGGGCTCCTCCTCCAGCATCTGGCAGCCGCAGCCCTGCATCGACCACCTCATGCCCCCGCAGCCACGCGCCGGCGACCAGTTCGCCGACGAGAACGCCGCGAGCAAGAagatggcgccgccgccgccgcagcagcagcagcagctgctgCAGCCCAACCTCAACATCGACGCGCGGCCATTCTACTCGCACCGGATGCCGCCACTGGCCGCCAAGCCGCAGCCGCAGAACGCGCCGCGCCAACAGCAGCTGCTGCAGCAGCAGAAGGCCCCGGCTCAGATGCATCACGATCCCATGGGCAACCTGAAGAGGACGAGGTCCGGCACCGCCATGGACAAGGCAGCTGCGGCAGCCGTCGGGGAGAAGACCAAGGAGCAGAGCAGCAACAACGAGGCTGACAAGGACGTCAACGGCGGCAGGCGGAAGTCGCTCACCGCCGAGGAAAGGTGGCCGGAGCTGCCAGACCACAGCGCGTTCGACGAGGCCCTCGTCGCGTCGGTCATCGCCCCTATCCTGGACGATGACGAGAACTGCAACAAAAACGCCAAGCCGGTGGCGGCGCCGTCCGCAGCGAGCTGCTGCGACACGAGCCCGGCGGCGCTGAAGGAGAAGGTGGGGAAGAGGCTGAGGATCTTCCAGGACATCACACAGACACTCAACGCTCTCTGA
- the LOC127302693 gene encoding myb-related protein Hv1: MGRSPCCEKAHTNKGAWTKEEDDRLTAYIKAHGEGCWRSLPKAAGLLRCGKSCRLRWINYLRPDLKRGNFSEEEDELIIKLHSLLGNKWSLIAGRLPGRTDNEIKNYWNTHIRRKLMSRGIDPVTHRSINEQHGSNITISFEAAAAAREDNKGAVFRRDEPTKVAITQANHHQMEWGQGKPLKCPDLNLDLCISPPIQEEKPVVKREAGVGVCFSCSLGGLPKSTDCKCSSFLGFRTAMLDFRSLEMK, translated from the exons ATGGGGAGGTCGCCGTGCTGCGAGAAGGCGCACACCAACAAGGGCGCGTGGACCAAGGAGGAGGACGACCGGCTCACTGCCTACATCAAGGCCCATGGCGAGGGCTGCTGGCGCTCTCTGCCCAAGGCTGCGGGACTCCTACGGTGCGGCAAGAGCTGCCGCCTCCGGTGGATCAACTACCTGCGGCCCGACCTCAAGCGCGGCAACTTcagcgaggaggaggacgagctcatcatcaagctccacagCCTCCTGGGCAACAA ATGGTCGCTGATCGCCGGGAGACTGCCGGGGAGGACGGACAACGAGATCAAGAACTACTGGAACACGCACATCAGGCGGAAGCTGATGAGCCGGGGGATAGACCCGGTGACACACCGGTCGATCAACGAGCAGCACGGGTCCAACATAACCATATCGTTTGAGGCGGCCGCAGCTGCGAGGGAGGACAACAAGGGCGCCGTGTTCCGGCGAGACGAGCCCACCAAGGTGGCGATCACCCAGGCCAACCACCACCAGATGGAGTGGGGCCAGGGGAAGCCGCTCAAGTGCCCGGACCTGAACCTGGACCTCTGCATCAGCCCCCCGATCCAAGAGGAGAAGCCGGTGGTGAAGCGGGAGGCCGGCGTCGGCGTCTGCTTCAGCTGCAGCCTGGGCGGCCTCCCCAAGAGCACCGACTGCAAGTGCAGCAGCTTCCTCGGCTTCAGGACCGCCATGCTCGACTTCAGAAGCCTCGAGATGAAATGA